One window of Lagenorhynchus albirostris chromosome 16, mLagAlb1.1, whole genome shotgun sequence genomic DNA carries:
- the FRAT2 gene encoding GSK-3-binding protein FRAT2, with amino-acid sequence MPCRREEEEEAGEEEEEEEEEDSFLLLEQSVTLGGSGEVDRLVAQIGETLQLDAAQDRPASPCAPPGPPLQPPRPPAVVRADKARAPALPLLLPPASAETGGPAPPGALRCALGDRGRVRGRAAPYFVAELAASPSALPGPCRRGWLRGAVASRRLQQRRWPPAGARANDDDPHRLLQQLVLSGNLIKEAVRRLQRAVAAVAATGPAVPPGPGGSRSRPDPVALQPSGALH; translated from the coding sequence ATGCCGTGccggagggaggaggaagaggaagccggcgaggaagaggaggaggaggaggaggaggacagctTCCTCCTACTGGAACAGTCGGTGACTCTGGGCGGCTCGGGCGAGGTGGACCGGCTGGTGGCCCAGATCGGCGAGACGCTGCAGCTGGACGCGGCGCAGGACCGCCCTGCCTCCCCGTGCGCGCCCCCGGGGCCGCCACTGCAGCCCCCGCGACCCCCGGCGGTGGTGCGGGCGGACAAGGCCCGAGCCCCGGCTCTGCCGTTGCTTCTGCCGCCCGCCTCGGCCGAGACTGGGGGTCCGGCGCCCCCGGGGGCCCTGCGCTGCGCCCTCGGGGACCGTGGCCGGGTGCGGGGCCGGGCTGCGCCCTACTTTGTGGCCGAGCTCGCCGCAAGCCCCAGCGCGCTGCCCGGGCCGTGCCGGCGAGGATGGCTGCGGGGCGCTGTCGCCTCCCGCCGCCTGCAACAGCGACGATGGCCCCCAGCCGGGGCGCGCGCCAACGACGACGACCCGCATAGGCTCCTGCAGCAGCTGGTGCTCTCGGGGAACCTCATCAAGGAGGCCGTGCGGAGGCTCCAGCGAGCCGTCGCCGCGGTGGCAGCCACGGGCCCCGCGGTACCCCCCGGACCCGGGGGCAGCCGCAGCCGACCGGACCCTGTCGCCCTTCAGCCCTCCGGCGCCTTGCACTGA
- the FRAT1 gene encoding proto-oncogene FRAT1 — MPCRREEEEEAGEEEEEEEEEEEDSFLLLEQSVTLGGSGEVDRLVAQIGETLQLDAAQDRPASPCAPPGPPLQPPRPPAVVRADKARAPALPLLLPPASAETGGPAPPGALRCALGDRGRVRGRAAPYFVAELAAGPSALSPLPPQPSLDGPSGADKRGAPQPLSGPCRRGWLRDAAASRRLQQRRGLQPQARTGDDDPHRLLQQLVISGNLIKEAVRRLHSRRLQLHAKLPRRQLVGPLSAPVHEPPLPRSPRPACSDPGSSGRRAQLRTGDGVLVPGS; from the coding sequence ATGCCGTGccggagggaggaggaagaggaagccggcgaggaagaggaggaggaggaggaggaggaggaggacagctTCCTCCTACTGGAACAGTCGGTGACTCTGGGCGGCTCGGGCGAGGTGGACCGGCTGGTGGCCCAGATCGGCGAGACGCTGCAGCTGGACGCGGCGCAGGACCGCCCTGCCTCCCCGTGCGCGCCCCCGGGGCCGCCACTGCAGCCCCCGCGACCCCCGGCGGTGGTGCGGGCGGACAAGGCCCGAGCCCCGGCTCTGCCGTTGCTTCTGCCGCCCGCCTCGGCCGAGACTGGGGGTCCGGCGCCCCCGGGGGCCCTGCGCTGCGCCCTCGGGGACCGTGGCCGGGTGCGGGGCCGGGCTGCGCCCTACTTTGTGGCCGAGCTCGCCGCAGGCCCCAGCGCGCTGTCCCCATTGCCCCCTCAGCCCAGCCTTGATGGGCCTTCGGGAGCTGACAAGCGAGGCGCCCCGCAGCCGCTGTCGGGTCCTTGCCGGCGAGGATGGCTGCGGGACGCCGCCGCCTCCCGCCGCCTGCAGCAGCGACGCGGGCTACAGCCTCAAGCCCGCACTGGCGACGACGACCCGCACCGGCTTCTGCAGCAGCTCGTGATCTCGGGGAACCTCATCAAGGAGGCCGTGCGGAGGCTTCATTCGCGACGGCTGCAGTTACACGCAAAACTTCCCCGACGCCAGCTCGTGGGCCCTCTGTCGGCCCCAGTGCATGAGCCCCCTTTGCCCCGCAGCCCTCGCCCGGCCTGCAGCGACCCTGGCTCGTCTGGAAGGAGGGCGCAGCTCAGAACTGGCGACGGCGTTCTAGTCCCCGGCAGCTAA